A window of the Juglans microcarpa x Juglans regia isolate MS1-56 chromosome 5D, Jm3101_v1.0, whole genome shotgun sequence genome harbors these coding sequences:
- the LOC121264954 gene encoding probable 3-hydroxyisobutyrate dehydrogenase, mitochondrial isoform X2: protein MIVISCFHRNVLKEITMAMCRARALFSFSKCKPKLFSPLFHFSPIRRFSSSQFESVGFIGLGNMGSRMVHNLIKAGYKVAVHDINCNVLKKFSDMGVSTKETPFEVAEASDVVITMLPSSSHVFDVFTGPNGLLQGGNLLRPLLLIDSSTIDPQTSRKLSVTVSKCILKEKKDHWANPVMLDAPVSGGVLAAEAGTLSFMVGGSEEAYLAAKPLLLSMGKNTIYCGKAGNGSAAKICNNLAMAVSMLGISEALALGQSLGIAASTLTRVFNSSSARCWSSYNPVPGVMEAAPSSRNYDGGFASKLMAKDLNLAAASAIDVGRKCPLTSQALEIYTEVCQDGHEARDFSCVFRHYYSGMDEF from the exons ATGATCGTGATTAGCTGTTTTCATCGGAACGTACTGAAAGAGATAACCATGGCGATGTGCAGGGCGAGAGcgcttttttctttctccaagtGCAAGCCTAAACTCTTCTCCcctctctttcatttctctccGATACGCCGTTTTTCCTCATCTCAGTTTGAG AGTGTTGGGTTCATAGGGCTGGGAAATATGGGCTCCAGAATGGTGCATAATCTAATAAAGGCAGGATACAAAGTGGCCGTTCATGACAT aAACTGTAATGTCTTAAAGAAGTTCTCTGACATGGGAGTCtctacaaaagaaacacctttTGAAGTTGCAGAAGCAAGTGATGTCGTAATTACAATGTTGCCTTCTTCTTCTCAT GTATTTGATGTGTTCACTGGACCAAATGGTTTGCTTCAAGGTGGAAATCTCCTAAGACCATTGTTATTAATAGATTCGTCAACTATTGATCCACAAACATCAAGAAAGCTTTCTGTGACTGTAtctaaatgtattttaaaggaaaagaaag ATCATTGGGCGAACCCTGTCATGTTGGATGCTCCTGTGTCTGGAGGTGTTCTTGCTGCAGAAGCTGGGACACTTTCTTTCATG GTTGGTGGGTCTGAGGAAGCTTACCTGGCTGCAAAACCCTTATTACTTTCAATGGGGAAAAACACAATATATTGTGGGAAAGCAGGAAATGGCTCA GCAGCAAAGATCTGCAATAATTTGGCAATGGCTGTTAGCATGCTTGGTATCTCAGAAGCCCTTGCTCTTGGTCAGTCTCTTGGAATTGCTGCCAGCACTCTGACAAGAGTATTCAACTCTTCAAGTGCTCGCTGTTGGAGTAG TTACAATCCAGTTCCTGGAGTGATGGAAGCAGCACCCTCTTCGAGAAATTATGATGGTGGGTTTGCATCTAAGCTAATG GCTAAAGACCTAAACCTTGCTGCAGCATCGGCCATTGATGTTGGTCGAAAATGCCCATTGACGTCCCAAGCTCTAGAGAT ATATACAGAAGTCTGCCAGGATGGCCATGAGGCCAGGGACTTCTCCTGTGTTTTCCGTCATTATTACTCAGGCATGGATGAGTTTTAG
- the LOC121264954 gene encoding probable 3-hydroxyisobutyrate dehydrogenase, mitochondrial isoform X1: MIVISCFHRNVLKEITMAMCRARALFSFSKCKPKLFSPLFHFSPIRRFSSSQFESVGFIGLGNMGSRMVHNLIKAGYKVAVHDINCNVLKKFSDMGVSTKETPFEVAEASDVVITMLPSSSHVFDVFTGPNGLLQGGNLLRPLLLIDSSTIDPQTSRKLSVTVSKCILKEKKDHWANPVMLDAPVSGGVLAAEAGTLSFMVGGSEEAYLAAKPLLLSMGKNTIYCGKAGNGSAAKICNNLAMAVSMLGISEALALGQSLGIAASTLTRVFNSSSARCWSSDSYNPVPGVMEAAPSSRNYDGGFASKLMAKDLNLAAASAIDVGRKCPLTSQALEIYTEVCQDGHEARDFSCVFRHYYSGMDEF; encoded by the exons ATGATCGTGATTAGCTGTTTTCATCGGAACGTACTGAAAGAGATAACCATGGCGATGTGCAGGGCGAGAGcgcttttttctttctccaagtGCAAGCCTAAACTCTTCTCCcctctctttcatttctctccGATACGCCGTTTTTCCTCATCTCAGTTTGAG AGTGTTGGGTTCATAGGGCTGGGAAATATGGGCTCCAGAATGGTGCATAATCTAATAAAGGCAGGATACAAAGTGGCCGTTCATGACAT aAACTGTAATGTCTTAAAGAAGTTCTCTGACATGGGAGTCtctacaaaagaaacacctttTGAAGTTGCAGAAGCAAGTGATGTCGTAATTACAATGTTGCCTTCTTCTTCTCAT GTATTTGATGTGTTCACTGGACCAAATGGTTTGCTTCAAGGTGGAAATCTCCTAAGACCATTGTTATTAATAGATTCGTCAACTATTGATCCACAAACATCAAGAAAGCTTTCTGTGACTGTAtctaaatgtattttaaaggaaaagaaag ATCATTGGGCGAACCCTGTCATGTTGGATGCTCCTGTGTCTGGAGGTGTTCTTGCTGCAGAAGCTGGGACACTTTCTTTCATG GTTGGTGGGTCTGAGGAAGCTTACCTGGCTGCAAAACCCTTATTACTTTCAATGGGGAAAAACACAATATATTGTGGGAAAGCAGGAAATGGCTCA GCAGCAAAGATCTGCAATAATTTGGCAATGGCTGTTAGCATGCTTGGTATCTCAGAAGCCCTTGCTCTTGGTCAGTCTCTTGGAATTGCTGCCAGCACTCTGACAAGAGTATTCAACTCTTCAAGTGCTCGCTGTTGGAGTAG TGACAGTTACAATCCAGTTCCTGGAGTGATGGAAGCAGCACCCTCTTCGAGAAATTATGATGGTGGGTTTGCATCTAAGCTAATG GCTAAAGACCTAAACCTTGCTGCAGCATCGGCCATTGATGTTGGTCGAAAATGCCCATTGACGTCCCAAGCTCTAGAGAT ATATACAGAAGTCTGCCAGGATGGCCATGAGGCCAGGGACTTCTCCTGTGTTTTCCGTCATTATTACTCAGGCATGGATGAGTTTTAG
- the LOC121264954 gene encoding probable 3-hydroxyisobutyrate dehydrogenase, mitochondrial isoform X4 produces the protein MIVISCFHRNVLKEITMAMCRARALFSFSKCKPKLFSPLFHFSPIRRFSSSQFESVGFIGLGNMGSRMVHNLIKAGYKVAVHDINCNVLKKFSDMGVSTKETPFEVAEASDVVITMLPSSSHVFDVFTGPNGLLQGGNLLRPLLLIDSSTIDPQTSRKLSVTVSKCILKEKKDHWANPVMLDAPVSGGVLAAEAGTLSFMVGGSEEAYLAAKPLLLSMGKNTIYCGKAGNGSNLNGSDSYNPVPGVMEAAPSSRNYDGGFASKLMAKDLNLAAASAIDVGRKCPLTSQALEIYTEVCQDGHEARDFSCVFRHYYSGMDEF, from the exons ATGATCGTGATTAGCTGTTTTCATCGGAACGTACTGAAAGAGATAACCATGGCGATGTGCAGGGCGAGAGcgcttttttctttctccaagtGCAAGCCTAAACTCTTCTCCcctctctttcatttctctccGATACGCCGTTTTTCCTCATCTCAGTTTGAG AGTGTTGGGTTCATAGGGCTGGGAAATATGGGCTCCAGAATGGTGCATAATCTAATAAAGGCAGGATACAAAGTGGCCGTTCATGACAT aAACTGTAATGTCTTAAAGAAGTTCTCTGACATGGGAGTCtctacaaaagaaacacctttTGAAGTTGCAGAAGCAAGTGATGTCGTAATTACAATGTTGCCTTCTTCTTCTCAT GTATTTGATGTGTTCACTGGACCAAATGGTTTGCTTCAAGGTGGAAATCTCCTAAGACCATTGTTATTAATAGATTCGTCAACTATTGATCCACAAACATCAAGAAAGCTTTCTGTGACTGTAtctaaatgtattttaaaggaaaagaaag ATCATTGGGCGAACCCTGTCATGTTGGATGCTCCTGTGTCTGGAGGTGTTCTTGCTGCAGAAGCTGGGACACTTTCTTTCATG GTTGGTGGGTCTGAGGAAGCTTACCTGGCTGCAAAACCCTTATTACTTTCAATGGGGAAAAACACAATATATTGTGGGAAAGCAGGAAATGGCTCA AATTTGAATGGCAGTGACAGTTACAATCCAGTTCCTGGAGTGATGGAAGCAGCACCCTCTTCGAGAAATTATGATGGTGGGTTTGCATCTAAGCTAATG GCTAAAGACCTAAACCTTGCTGCAGCATCGGCCATTGATGTTGGTCGAAAATGCCCATTGACGTCCCAAGCTCTAGAGAT ATATACAGAAGTCTGCCAGGATGGCCATGAGGCCAGGGACTTCTCCTGTGTTTTCCGTCATTATTACTCAGGCATGGATGAGTTTTAG
- the LOC121264954 gene encoding probable 3-hydroxyisobutyrate dehydrogenase, mitochondrial isoform X3, which yields MIVISCFHRNVLKEITMAMCRARALFSFSKCKPKLFSPLFHFSPIRRFSSSQFESVGFIGLGNMGSRMVHNLIKAGYKVAVHDINCNVLKKFSDMGVSTKETPFEVAEASDVVITMLPSSSHVFDVFTGPNGLLQGGNLLRPLLLIDSSTIDPQTSRKLSVTVSKCILKEKKDHWANPVMLDAPVSGGVLAAEAGTLSFMVGGSEEAYLAAKPLLLSMGKNTIYCGKAGNGSAAKICNNLAMAVSMLGISEALALGQSLGIAASTLTRVFNSSSARCWSSDSYNPVPGVMEAAPSSRNYDGGFASKLMAKDLNLAAASAIDVGRKCPLTSQALEICILP from the exons ATGATCGTGATTAGCTGTTTTCATCGGAACGTACTGAAAGAGATAACCATGGCGATGTGCAGGGCGAGAGcgcttttttctttctccaagtGCAAGCCTAAACTCTTCTCCcctctctttcatttctctccGATACGCCGTTTTTCCTCATCTCAGTTTGAG AGTGTTGGGTTCATAGGGCTGGGAAATATGGGCTCCAGAATGGTGCATAATCTAATAAAGGCAGGATACAAAGTGGCCGTTCATGACAT aAACTGTAATGTCTTAAAGAAGTTCTCTGACATGGGAGTCtctacaaaagaaacacctttTGAAGTTGCAGAAGCAAGTGATGTCGTAATTACAATGTTGCCTTCTTCTTCTCAT GTATTTGATGTGTTCACTGGACCAAATGGTTTGCTTCAAGGTGGAAATCTCCTAAGACCATTGTTATTAATAGATTCGTCAACTATTGATCCACAAACATCAAGAAAGCTTTCTGTGACTGTAtctaaatgtattttaaaggaaaagaaag ATCATTGGGCGAACCCTGTCATGTTGGATGCTCCTGTGTCTGGAGGTGTTCTTGCTGCAGAAGCTGGGACACTTTCTTTCATG GTTGGTGGGTCTGAGGAAGCTTACCTGGCTGCAAAACCCTTATTACTTTCAATGGGGAAAAACACAATATATTGTGGGAAAGCAGGAAATGGCTCA GCAGCAAAGATCTGCAATAATTTGGCAATGGCTGTTAGCATGCTTGGTATCTCAGAAGCCCTTGCTCTTGGTCAGTCTCTTGGAATTGCTGCCAGCACTCTGACAAGAGTATTCAACTCTTCAAGTGCTCGCTGTTGGAGTAG TGACAGTTACAATCCAGTTCCTGGAGTGATGGAAGCAGCACCCTCTTCGAGAAATTATGATGGTGGGTTTGCATCTAAGCTAATG GCTAAAGACCTAAACCTTGCTGCAGCATCGGCCATTGATGTTGGTCGAAAATGCCCATTGACGTCCCAAGCTCTAGAGAT TTGTATTCTACCCTAA